In Spinacia oleracea cultivar Varoflay chromosome 5, BTI_SOV_V1, whole genome shotgun sequence, a single window of DNA contains:
- the LOC110794985 gene encoding uncharacterized protein: MANELRRMLGNVRSFVGNATGGLRGGPNFAAWIVAGTMAYYLWIKPSQELKRQQEERAALAAATPDPYRYVEKRKPVPDPQETGLIYGNKNKTKDSVSEG; the protein is encoded by the exons ATGGCGAACGAATTGAGAAGAATGTTGGGAAATGTGAGATCATTTGTGGGAAATGCAACGGGAGGTTTACGGGGAGGTCCAAACTTTGCTGCATGGATAGTAGCTGGTACTATGGCTTATTATCTATGGATTAAACCATCTCAAGAACTCAAGCGTCAACAGGAG GAAAGGGCTGCACTTGCTGCTGCAACTCCTGATCCTTATCGATATGTTGAGAAGCGAAAACCAGTTCCTGATCCTCAA GAAACCGGGTTAATATACGGCAACAAGAATAAAACCAAGGACTCTGTGAGTGAGGGTTGA